A window of Panicum virgatum strain AP13 chromosome 8K, P.virgatum_v5, whole genome shotgun sequence contains these coding sequences:
- the LOC120645261 gene encoding momilactone A synthase-like — protein MASSSQEVPATSKKLQGKVAVITGGASGIGACTTRLFVKHGARVVVADIQDELGGSLCAELGPENSSYVHCDVTDEADVAAAVDHAVAKFGGLDVMFNNAGVGGAPCYSIRDAAKEDLERMLAVNVVGPFLGTKHAARVMVPARRRGSIISTSSMASAVAGPGPHAYAASKHAVVGLMRNAAAELGRHGIRVNCVAPAAVATPMSTGMGGVDKQATVEAVMEAAANLKGVGLKVDDIAAAALFLASDDARYVSGQNLLIDGGFSVVNPSFGFFKD, from the exons ATGGCAAGCAGCTCCCAAGAAGTTCCTGCCACTTCAAAGAA GCTTCAGGGTAAGGTGGCGGTGATcaccggcggcgcgagcggcatCGGCGCGTGCACGACGCGGCTGTTCGTGAAGCACGGCGCCCGCGTCGTGGTCGCCGACATCCAGGACGAGCTCGGCGGGAGCCTCTGCGCCGAGCTCGGCCCGGAGAACTCCAGCTACGTGCACTGCGACGTGACCGACGAggccgacgtcgccgccgccgtggaccacGCCGTGGCCAAGTTCGGGGGTCTGGACGTCATGTTCAACaacgccggcgtcggcggcgcgccgTGCTATAGCATCCGCGACGCCGCCAAGGAGGACCTGGAGCGCATGCTGGCCGTGAACGTGGTGGGCCCGTTCCTGGGCACGAAGCACGCGGCGCGGGTGATggtgcccgcccgccgccggggcagcatcatctccacgtcgagcatggcgtcggcggtggccggcccGGGGCCGCACGCGTACGCGGCGTCGAAGCACGCCGTGGTGGGGCTCATGcggaacgcggcggcggagctgggcCGGCATGGGATCCGCGTCAACTGCGTCGCCCCCGCGGCGGTTGCCACGCCGATGTCGACGGGGATGGGCGGCGTGGACAAGCAGGCGACGGTCGAGGCGGTCATGGAGGCCGCGGCGAACCTCAAGGGCGTGGGGCTCAAGGTGGACgacatcgccgccgcggcgctttTCCTCGCAAGCGACGACGCCCGGTACGTGAGCGGGCAGAACCTGCTCATCGACGGCGGCTTCTCCGTCGTCAACCCATCATTTGGTTTCTTCAAGGACTGA
- the LOC120645262 gene encoding momilactone A synthase-like, with protein MASSSQEVPAAARKLEGKVAVITGGASGIGACTARLFVKHGARVVVADIQDELGASLCAELGPENSSYVHCDVSDEADVAGAVDHAVARFGGLDVMLNNAGISGEMCFSIRDGAKEELERVLAVNVVGPFLGTKHAARVMVPARRGCIISTSSLVSAVGGAGPHAYTTSKHALVGLMKNAAAELGRHGIRVNCVAPAAVATSIAPPGIGGVDVDALMEAAANLKGVGLKVDDVAAAMLFLASDDARYVSGQNLLVDGGFSVVNPSLGFFRD; from the exons ATGGCGAGCAGCTCCCAAGAAGTTCCTGCCGCTGCGAGGAA GCTGGAGGGCAAGGTGGCGGTGATcaccggcggcgcgagcggcatCGGCGCGTGCACGGCGCGGCTGTTCGTGAAGCACGGCGCCCGCGTCGTGGTCGCCGACATCCAGGACGAGCTCGGCGCGAGCCTCTGCGCCGAGCTCGGCCCGGAGAACTCCAGCTACGTGCACTGCGACGTGTCCGACGAGGCcgacgtcgccggcgccgtggaccACGCCGTGGCTAGGTTCGGGGGGCTGGACGTCATGCTCAACAACGCCGGCATCTCCGGCGAGATGTGCTTCAGCATCCGGGACGGCGCCAAGGAGGAGCTGGAGCGCGTGCTGGCCGTGAACGTGGTGGGCCCGTTCCTGGGCACGAAGCACGCGGCGCGGGTGATGGTGCCCGCTCGCCGGGGCTGCATCATCTCCACGTCGAGCTTGGTgtcggcggtgggcggcgcggggccgcACGCGTACACGACCTCGAAGCACGCCCTGGTGGGGCTCATGAagaacgcggcggcggagctgggcCGGCACGGGATCCGCGTCAACTGCGTCGCCCCCGCGGCGGTCGCCACGTCGATTGCGCCCCCGGGGATCGGCGGCGTGGACGTCGATGCGCTCATGGAGGCCGCGGCGAACCTCAAGGGCGTGGGCCTCAAGGTggacgacgtcgccgccgcgatgCTTTTCCTCGCAAGCGACGACGCCCGGTACGTGAGCGGGCAGAACctgctcgtcgacggcggcTTCTCCGTCGTCAACCCGTCCCTAGGTTTCTTCAGGGACTGA